In Syngnathus typhle isolate RoL2023-S1 ecotype Sweden linkage group LG14, RoL_Styp_1.0, whole genome shotgun sequence, one genomic interval encodes:
- the hook1 gene encoding protein Hook homolog 1 isoform X1, with protein MDESKTVLVESLIIWLQTFNNSAPCTTVEDLTTGVTISQTLQQIDPSWFTDGWLARIKTDVDDNWRLKWNNLKKILQMVLEYYNEVLVQGLSDFPLPDVALVAEHSDPVELGRLLQLVLGCAVRCERKQEYIQNIMTLEESVQHVVMAAIQELLHRETMTPLGAELSGDLEQQLRKALEEVSELSSEKEALAQRCQELDQQVAILQEEHNSLLAENDILTDRANQLDTFDDPNTPSGRKHSQLQQQLELLQEENFRLEAAKDDYRIHCEELEKQLVEVQHRNDELTGLAEESRSLKDELDVLRNCSDRVVMLEASVETYKRKLENLGDLKRQMKLLEENNTIYMQNTVSLEEELRKANAARAQLETYKRQVQELHRKLSDETRRADNQAFELKKLEEKHELVTKEKERIIMERDSLKELNEELRCTQAQQHQLSQAGMLPSTSPSQDNLAAELIPIEHREKFIRLQHENRMLRVQQEEFEREKIASLQAQLEDAHKSHSQLDTENRLSRQRVSELQQQVEDLQKALQSQAVKPDDSNLKRKLDAHMVQLNEAQDEILKKKELLEDLQPENTQNSLKVDELMAALKKKDDDMRAMEERYKMYLEKARNVIQALDPKLNPATAEIQVLRNQLADRDKQILNLERQCEQARLREYEEKLIVSAWYNKSLNFQRLAIESRLSGRASPVLSPGQSFLSQQRQVSNAPRRALSVSVPSATSK; from the exons ATGGACGAGAGCAAAACGGTTTTGGTTGAAAGCCTCATAATATGG CTGCAAACATTCAACAACTCTGCACCATGCACAACAGTAGAAGACCTGACCACCGGAGTCACCATATCACAGACTCTGCAGCAAAT AGATCCTTCATGGTTCACCGACGGATGGCTCGCTCGCATCAAAACAGACGTGGATGACAACTGGAGGCTGAAG TGGAACAACCTGAAGAAGATCCTGCAGATGGTGCTAGAGTATTACAACGAG GTCTTGGTCCAGGGGCTGTCTGACTTCCCCTTACCAGACGTGGCCCTGGTTGCCGAGCACTCGGACCCCGTGGAGCTGGGCAGGCTGCTGCAGCTCGTCCTGGGCTGCGCCGTCAGATGCGAGCGCAAGCAAG AATATATCCAGAACATCATGACACTTGAGGAATCTGTGCAGCACGTCGTCATGGCGGCCATACAGGAG CTCCTACATAGAGAGACCATGACACCCTTAGGAGCAGAGCTTTCTGGGGACCTGGAACAGCAG CTAAGAAAAGCTTTGGAGGAAGTGTCAGAACTTTCCTCTGAGAAGGAAGCCCTCGCACAACGCTGCCAGGAGTTGGACCAGCAG GTGGCCATTCTCCAAGAGGAACATAACAGCCTGTTGGCCGAGAATGACATCCTGACCGACCGGGCCAATCAGTTGGACACGTTTGATGACCCCAACACCCCGTCAGGGAGGAAGCACAGCCAgctacagcagcagctggaattgcTGCAGGAGGAGAACTTCAG GCTAGAGGCCGCCAAAGACGACTACAGGATCCACTGCGAGGAGCTGGAGAAGCAGCTGGTGGAAGTTCAGCACCGCAACGACGAGCTCACGGGCCTGGCGGAGGAGTCGCGATCGCTCAAAGACGAACTGGACGTGCTGAG GAACTGTTCGGACCGGGTGGTGATGCTGGAGGCCTCGGTGGAGACGTACAAGCGAAAGCTGGAGAACCTGGGGGACCTGAAGAGGCAGATGAAACTTCTGGAGGAGAACAATACCATCTACATGCAGAACACAGTCAGCCTGGAGGAGGAACTGCGCAAGGCCAATGCCGCCCGGGCACAGCTGGAGACGTACAAGCGGCAG GTCCAAGAGCTCCACAGAAAGTTGTCGGATGAAACGAGGCGAGCGGACAATCAGGCCTTTGAGTTGAAAAAGCTGGAGGAGAAACACGAGCTGGTGACCAAGGAGAAAGAG CGCATCATCATGGAGCGAGACTCTCTGAAGGAGCTCAACGAGGAGCTTCGGTGCACCCAAGCCCAACAGCACCAGCTCTCCCAAGCAG GGATGCTCCCTTCCACGAGCCCCAGTCAAGACAACCTGGCAGCAGAATTGATCCCCATCGAGCACAG AGAGAAGTTCATCAGGCTTCAGCACGAAAACAGAATGCTGAGAGTGCAGCAGGAGGAATTTGAGAGGGAGAAGATCGCCTCCCTGCAGGCTCAGCTGGAAGACGCTCACAAGAGTCACAGCCAACTGGACACAGAGAACAG ATTGAGTCGCCAGCGGGTCAGCGAGCTGCAGCAACAAGTTGAGGACCTCCAGAAGGCGCTGCAGAGTCAGGCGGTCAAGCCCGATGAT TCAAACCTGAAGCGGAAACTGGATGCTCACAT GGTCCAGCTGAATGAGGCTCAGGATGAAATACTGAAGAAGAAAGAGCTGCTGGAGGACTTGCAACCCGAGAACACTCAGAACT CGCTAAAGGTGGACGAGCTCATGGCCGCGCTGAAAAAGAAGGACGACGACATGAGGGCCATGGAGGAAAGGTACAAAATGTACCTGGAGAAAGCTCGCAAT GTGATCCAAGCTCTGGACCCTAAACTGAACCCGGCCACCGCTGAGATCCAGGTACTGAGAAACCAGCTGGCAGACAGAGACAAACAGATCCTCAACCTGGAG CGTCAGTGCGAGCAGGCCCGACTGCGTGAGTATGAGGAGAAGCTGATAGTCTCCGCCTGGTACAACAAG AGTCTGAACTTTCAGAGGCTGGCCATCGAGTCACGCTTGAGCGGCCGCGCCAGCCCGGTGCTATCCCCCGGACAGTCCTTCTTGTCCCAACAGCGGCAAGTGTCCAACGCCCCTCGCCGGGCGCTCTCCGTCAGCGTGCCCAGCGCCACCTCAAAGTAG
- the hook1 gene encoding protein Hook homolog 1 isoform X2: MVLEYYNEVLVQGLSDFPLPDVALVAEHSDPVELGRLLQLVLGCAVRCERKQEYIQNIMTLEESVQHVVMAAIQELLHRETMTPLGAELSGDLEQQLRKALEEVSELSSEKEALAQRCQELDQQVAILQEEHNSLLAENDILTDRANQLDTFDDPNTPSGRKHSQLQQQLELLQEENFRLEAAKDDYRIHCEELEKQLVEVQHRNDELTGLAEESRSLKDELDVLRNCSDRVVMLEASVETYKRKLENLGDLKRQMKLLEENNTIYMQNTVSLEEELRKANAARAQLETYKRQVQELHRKLSDETRRADNQAFELKKLEEKHELVTKEKERIIMERDSLKELNEELRCTQAQQHQLSQAGMLPSTSPSQDNLAAELIPIEHREKFIRLQHENRMLRVQQEEFEREKIASLQAQLEDAHKSHSQLDTENRLSRQRVSELQQQVEDLQKALQSQAVKPDDSNLKRKLDAHMVQLNEAQDEILKKKELLEDLQPENTQNSLKVDELMAALKKKDDDMRAMEERYKMYLEKARNVIQALDPKLNPATAEIQVLRNQLADRDKQILNLERQCEQARLREYEEKLIVSAWYNKSLNFQRLAIESRLSGRASPVLSPGQSFLSQQRQVSNAPRRALSVSVPSATSK; encoded by the exons ATGGTGCTAGAGTATTACAACGAG GTCTTGGTCCAGGGGCTGTCTGACTTCCCCTTACCAGACGTGGCCCTGGTTGCCGAGCACTCGGACCCCGTGGAGCTGGGCAGGCTGCTGCAGCTCGTCCTGGGCTGCGCCGTCAGATGCGAGCGCAAGCAAG AATATATCCAGAACATCATGACACTTGAGGAATCTGTGCAGCACGTCGTCATGGCGGCCATACAGGAG CTCCTACATAGAGAGACCATGACACCCTTAGGAGCAGAGCTTTCTGGGGACCTGGAACAGCAG CTAAGAAAAGCTTTGGAGGAAGTGTCAGAACTTTCCTCTGAGAAGGAAGCCCTCGCACAACGCTGCCAGGAGTTGGACCAGCAG GTGGCCATTCTCCAAGAGGAACATAACAGCCTGTTGGCCGAGAATGACATCCTGACCGACCGGGCCAATCAGTTGGACACGTTTGATGACCCCAACACCCCGTCAGGGAGGAAGCACAGCCAgctacagcagcagctggaattgcTGCAGGAGGAGAACTTCAG GCTAGAGGCCGCCAAAGACGACTACAGGATCCACTGCGAGGAGCTGGAGAAGCAGCTGGTGGAAGTTCAGCACCGCAACGACGAGCTCACGGGCCTGGCGGAGGAGTCGCGATCGCTCAAAGACGAACTGGACGTGCTGAG GAACTGTTCGGACCGGGTGGTGATGCTGGAGGCCTCGGTGGAGACGTACAAGCGAAAGCTGGAGAACCTGGGGGACCTGAAGAGGCAGATGAAACTTCTGGAGGAGAACAATACCATCTACATGCAGAACACAGTCAGCCTGGAGGAGGAACTGCGCAAGGCCAATGCCGCCCGGGCACAGCTGGAGACGTACAAGCGGCAG GTCCAAGAGCTCCACAGAAAGTTGTCGGATGAAACGAGGCGAGCGGACAATCAGGCCTTTGAGTTGAAAAAGCTGGAGGAGAAACACGAGCTGGTGACCAAGGAGAAAGAG CGCATCATCATGGAGCGAGACTCTCTGAAGGAGCTCAACGAGGAGCTTCGGTGCACCCAAGCCCAACAGCACCAGCTCTCCCAAGCAG GGATGCTCCCTTCCACGAGCCCCAGTCAAGACAACCTGGCAGCAGAATTGATCCCCATCGAGCACAG AGAGAAGTTCATCAGGCTTCAGCACGAAAACAGAATGCTGAGAGTGCAGCAGGAGGAATTTGAGAGGGAGAAGATCGCCTCCCTGCAGGCTCAGCTGGAAGACGCTCACAAGAGTCACAGCCAACTGGACACAGAGAACAG ATTGAGTCGCCAGCGGGTCAGCGAGCTGCAGCAACAAGTTGAGGACCTCCAGAAGGCGCTGCAGAGTCAGGCGGTCAAGCCCGATGAT TCAAACCTGAAGCGGAAACTGGATGCTCACAT GGTCCAGCTGAATGAGGCTCAGGATGAAATACTGAAGAAGAAAGAGCTGCTGGAGGACTTGCAACCCGAGAACACTCAGAACT CGCTAAAGGTGGACGAGCTCATGGCCGCGCTGAAAAAGAAGGACGACGACATGAGGGCCATGGAGGAAAGGTACAAAATGTACCTGGAGAAAGCTCGCAAT GTGATCCAAGCTCTGGACCCTAAACTGAACCCGGCCACCGCTGAGATCCAGGTACTGAGAAACCAGCTGGCAGACAGAGACAAACAGATCCTCAACCTGGAG CGTCAGTGCGAGCAGGCCCGACTGCGTGAGTATGAGGAGAAGCTGATAGTCTCCGCCTGGTACAACAAG AGTCTGAACTTTCAGAGGCTGGCCATCGAGTCACGCTTGAGCGGCCGCGCCAGCCCGGTGCTATCCCCCGGACAGTCCTTCTTGTCCCAACAGCGGCAAGTGTCCAACGCCCCTCGCCGGGCGCTCTCCGTCAGCGTGCCCAGCGCCACCTCAAAGTAG
- the LOC133166995 gene encoding choline transporter-like protein 5 encodes MARKTVVPSVYYGEPCTFDPKFRGPIHDRELTDVVFCFIFVIVIFAYIILGLVAWVNGDLKKVSFPTDSYGTLCGEGSNKNKTKLFYIDILSCLSLDLQCPTTQLCVSECPQQFMLLLTAVKKDDEWNYYKKFCKPGVTKSTPVPRLLANEDCPSVLLPSSAILNRCFPIVTNQSESLEAGDKKISTADLKNASSIAMRAKDISAKVFEDLAASWEWILTGMAISMVISLIFLLLLRFIAGVLLWLIIAAILGAIGYGIGHCYWQYTSLLGKEGADITISQIGFQADFQVYLELSQTWLIFMIVLSVIEGIVLLILIFLRERLLISITLLKEASKAVAHIMTTLFYPIFTFWLLCLCIGYGVVVAMCLSTSGVAVYKIKPKNSQCRLGDNTTCNPKNFSQINLPENCSNSQCFFDSYDGEGFYYSYIMLLQVFNLFTFLWLVNFVMALSQCTLAGAFATYYWAMKKPADIPAWPLAASFKRTLQYHIGSLAFGALILSLVQMVRIILEYLDKKLKHGQNRCARFMMSCLKYCFWCLERFIKFLNKNAYIMIAIHGKNFCTSSKNAFFLLMRNVIRVAVLDKVTDFLLFLGKLLIAGSVGALAFFFFTRKIPFIKGQALTLNYYWVPLVAVILLSYLVAHGFFSVYSMCVETLFLCFCEDLERNDGSFAKPYFMSPELCKILGKSNEVVENDRPSE; translated from the exons AGAGCTTACTGATGTGgtcttctgttttatttttgtcatcgtCATCTTTGCTTACATCATCCTGGGCCTTGTGG CCTGGGTCAACGGCGATCTCAAGAAAGTCTCCTTTCCAACCGACAGCTACGGGACGCTTTGCGGCGAGGGGAGTAATAA aaacaaaaccaaattgttctACATTGACATTCTCAGTTGTCTGAGCCTCGACCTTCAGTGCCCCACCACCCAG CTCTGTGTCTCCGAATGCCCTCAGCAATTTATGTTACTTCTGACTGCTGTGAAAAAAGACGACGAGTGGAACTATTATAAGAAATTCTGCAAACCGGGAGTAACGAAGAGCACG CCCGTTCCTCGCCTCTTAGCCAATGAAGACTGCCCATCCGTGCTCTTGCCCAGCTCAGCCA TTCTTAATCGGTGCTTCCCTATTGTCACGAACCAATCGGAGTCATTGGAAGCCGGCGATAAAAAGATTAGCACCGCCGACTTGAAAAACGCTAGCAG CATTGCCATGCGCGCTAAAGATATTAGCGCAAAGGTCTTTGAGGACTTAGCCGCTTCCTGGGAATGGATCCTGAC TGGCATGGCAATCTCGATGGTGATCAGCttgatcttcctcctcctcttgcgcTTCATCGCCGGCGTGCTGCTGTGGCTCATAATCGCCGCCATCCTCGGCGCCATCGGTTATG GTATCGGCCACTGCTATTGGCAGTACACGAGTCTTCTCGGGAAGGAAGGCGCCGACATCACCATCTCTCAGATCGGCTTCCAAGCAGACTTTCAAGTCTATCTGGAGCTCAGTCAGACGTGGCTCATTTTCA TGATTGTGCTATCTGTGATCGAGGGCATCGTTCTACTTATCCTGATTTTCCTGAGGGAGCGACTGCTCATCTCCATCACGCTGCTGAAGGAAGCGAGCAA ggccgTCGCACACATCATGACTACTCTCTTCTATCCCATCTTCACTTTCTGGCTGTTATGCCTCTGCATCGGTTATGGAGTGGTGGTGGCAAT GTGTTTATCAACGTCCGGAGTTGCCGTCTACAAAATTAAACCTAAAAATAGCCAATGCCGCTTAGGCGACAACACTACGTGCAATCCAAAG aatttcagtcagatcaacCTTCCCGAGAATTGTAGCAACTCGCAATGTTTTTTTGACTCCTACGACGGCGAGGGCTTCTACTATAGCTACATCATGCTCTTGCAAGTTTTCAACTTGTTCACCTTCCTGTGGCTGGTTAACTTTGTCATGGCGCTGAGCCAGTGCACCCTGGCTGGAGCCTTTGCTACCTACTACTGGGCCATGAAGAAGCCCGCAGACATCCCAGCCTGGCCGCTCGCTGCGTCTTTTAAACGAACCTTACA ATACCACATCGGCTCACTGGCCTTCGGTGCGCTCATCCTCTCTTTGGTGCAAATGGTCCGCATAATTCTGGAATACCTGGATAAAAAACTCAAGC ATGGCCAAAATAGGTGCGCTCGCTTCATGATGTCCTGCCTCAAATATTGTTTCTGGTGCCTGGAACGTTTCATCAAGTTCCTCAACAAAAATGCATACATCATG ATAgcaatacatggaaaaaacttcTGCACCTCCTCCAAGAATGCTTTCTTCCTCCTGATGAGAAACGTTATTCg GGTGGCCGTCCTGGACAAGGTAACGGACTTCTTGTTATTCCTGGGAAAACTTCTAATTGCGGGAAGTGTCG GCGCGCTtgcatttttcttcttcacccGTAAAATCCCCTTCATTAAAGGGCAGGCGCTGACACTAAACTACTACTGGGTCCCTCTAGTG GCGGTGATTTTGTTATCCTATTTAGTTGCACATGGCTTTTTTAGCGTCTACTCCATGTGCGTGGAAACGTTGTTCCTGTGCTTTT GCGAAGACCTGGAGAGGAATGACGGTTCCTTCGCTAAGCCCTACTTCATGTCTCCAGAGCTGTGCAAGATCCTGGGCAAAAGTAACGAGGTCGTGGAAAACGATAGGCCATCCGAATGA